CGCGTTGCCGATGGGGCCGACCGGCATGGTCGACGGCGGCATCGGCAAGACCGTGGCGCGTGGCACGCGCGGCTTCGTCGTCCCGACCGACGTGGTTTGCGAGACCGGCGAGACGCGCACGCTCGACGGCGTGCGTTTCGAATTTCTGATGGCGTCGGGCACCGAGGCGCCGGCAGAGTTCACCTTCCTGTTGCCCGAGTTCGGCGTGCTCTGCATGGCCGAAGTGTGCACCCAAACCCTGCACAACGTGCTGACGCCCCGCGGTGCCGAAGTCCGCGACCCTTTGCTCTGGGCCCGCGTGATCGACGAGGCGCTGTGCCGTTTCGGCGCGCGCACCCACACGCTGATCAACAGCCACAACTGGCCGGTCTGGGGCGAGGCGGCGGTCGCGCAGTTTCTGCTCGAGCAGCGTGACATCTACAAATACACCCACGACCAGACGCTGCGTCTCGCGAACCACGGCCACGGGCCCGACGAGATCGCCGCCAAATTGGCCGAGCCGGATTTCCTCGCCAGCGCACTGCACGCGCGCGGCTACTACGGCACGCTCGCGTTCAACGCCCGCGCGACCTACCAGAAGTATTACGGCTGTTTCGACGGCCGGCCGGTGAGCCTCAACCCGCTGCCGCCGGAGACCCTCGGCGCGCACTACCTCGCCGCGCTCGGCGGCGTCGAGCGCGTGCTCGAGCTGGCGCGCGAGGCCGTCGCGGGCGACGCGCTGCAGTGGGCGGCGACGCTGCTGAGCCACGCGGTGTTCGCCGGTGAGGTGGACGCCAAAGCACCGCTCGCGGCGGTGTACCGCAACCTCGCCTACCGCGAGGAGAGCGGTATCATGCGCAACATCTACCTCGCCGGTGCACAGGAACTCGACGCAGGTGTCAAAGCCCTGCCGAGTGCCGGTGGGCGCAACAGCGACCTCGCCGCGGTGCTCGGATTGCAAGACTGGTTCGACGCCTTCGCGGTGCGGCTGAACCCCGAGCGCGCCCGGGATGTGACACTGGCGATCCGGCTGATCGTCGACGGCACGCCGGTGACGGTCACGGTGGCGCGGCAAACCGAATTCGCGCGGGTCGACGACGCGCTGTCGGCGGTCGACGCGACGGTCACCCTGAGCCAGGCCGAGCTTGAGCAGCTCGCGGCCGGCCAGTGTGATGCGGCGGCGCTGAACGTGGAGGGTGACGCAGACCGGGTGGGCGCGTGGCTCGCGCTGCACGACCGCTTCGACCTCTGGTTCAACATCGCGACGCCCTGACCCGGTGCCGTGCAGTGCCGTCCGCGGCCCGGCGGGTGATCTACCCTCTGGGGACGCGGCGCGTGGACCACGCCCGCACCGGCTGCCGTGAGGACACACCGTGACGCATTTCATCGACGCGCTGACCAAGACCTTCGATTTTCAGGGGCGCACCACGCGGACCGGCTACTGGATGTTCATCCTCGTCTACGTGATCGTGTACTTCGGCCTCGCCTTTCTCGTCGGTGGGTCGGACGACAGTCTGACGGCGGCGGACGTGTTCTCCCTGCTGTTGCTGGTCACCTCGATCAGCGTGACTGCGCGCCGGCTGCACGACATCGGCCGCAGCGGCTGGTGGCAGCTGATCAGCTTCATCCCGTTGGTGGGGTGGCTTGTGCTGATCTACTTCATGGTCCAGCCGAGCGAGGGCGACAACCGCTTCGGCCCGGCGCCCTGAAGCGGTTCGAGGCTGACACGTTTGAAATCCGCGCTGCGGGCTCCCCGACACCAAAAACAGCGAAGTGCGACGGTGTTGGACCCGACTGGG
This sequence is a window from Pseudomonadota bacterium. Protein-coding genes within it:
- a CDS encoding alkyl sulfatase dimerization domain-containing protein gives rise to the protein MTDTVYPGTLAHNRAFAARLPLDDPQRLADAQRGWLAALPGPVTRADGGVAWDLGWFDFLDGPCPDTVNPSLWRHAQLNALSGLFEVCYGVWQLRACDYANMTVVRGDTGWILIDPLMTAETAAAALQLVNDTLGVRPVSAVLVTHTHPDHFGGLRGVTADNPSITVPDQFMNFVASEGVLGGNHTSRRAVDQFGIALPMGPTGMVDGGIGKTVARGTRGFVVPTDVVCETGETRTLDGVRFEFLMASGTEAPAEFTFLLPEFGVLCMAEVCTQTLHNVLTPRGAEVRDPLLWARVIDEALCRFGARTHTLINSHNWPVWGEAAVAQFLLEQRDIYKYTHDQTLRLANHGHGPDEIAAKLAEPDFLASALHARGYYGTLAFNARATYQKYYGCFDGRPVSLNPLPPETLGAHYLAALGGVERVLELAREAVAGDALQWAATLLSHAVFAGEVDAKAPLAAVYRNLAYREESGIMRNIYLAGAQELDAGVKALPSAGGRNSDLAAVLGLQDWFDAFAVRLNPERARDVTLAIRLIVDGTPVTVTVARQTEFARVDDALSAVDATVTLSQAELEQLAAGQCDAAALNVEGDADRVGAWLALHDRFDLWFNIATP
- a CDS encoding DUF805 domain-containing protein, with protein sequence MTHFIDALTKTFDFQGRTTRTGYWMFILVYVIVYFGLAFLVGGSDDSLTAADVFSLLLLVTSISVTARRLHDIGRSGWWQLISFIPLVGWLVLIYFMVQPSEGDNRFGPAP